A segment of the Synechococcus sp. MEDNS5 genome:
CTTTGTTATTGGAGAGCACGCCACCCACGGTGACGACGCAATGCAGGGTCTGATCAGCGAGATCGACCCTGTCAACGCGCATCTCGACGCGGCCATCGTCGAGAAGGATGCGGCTGCCTGCGGTGACCTCATCAGCAAGCCTGTCGTAAGTCACTGTGGCAACCGTCTGGTTGCAGCGCACCTGTTTTGAAGTGAGGGAGAAATGATCACCTTTGCCAACGGTGATTGGTCCTTCCTCAAAACGGCCCAGCCTGATCTTCGGACCCTGAAGGTCTTGGAGGATGCCGATATGAACACCCAGCTCATGGGCCACCTGACGAATTGTGGCCATCCGGGCCGCATGCTCGCTGTGATCTCCGTGGGAAAAATTCAAACGGAATGTCGTGGCACCGGCCTGGATCAGCTCACGGATCCGTTCAGCGCTTTCTGTGGCTGGGCCGATCGTGGCAACGATCTTGGTTCTACGGTTCAGATCGAGCACGGCCATTCTTGGCGCCATAAACCAGCGGAATCTACCGTCAAGCCCATTGGCGCCTCATCACTGTGCATCTCAACGATTACCAGCGGGAATCCAGAACGACAGCCCGTTACCCCGATCTTGGAAGCAATCTGATTTATCCAACGCTAGGGCTTGCAGGAGAGGCGGGAGAGGTGGCTGACAAAGTCAAGAAACTGATCCGGGATCGGAACAGCCTGGTGGACGACAGATTCACACAAGACATCGCCCTTGAACTGGGCGATGTGCTTTGGTACATCGCCCAACTTTCCACAGAACTGGGACTGACCCTCGAAGACGTGGGGAAGATGAACCTCGAAAAACTGAACAGTCGCTCCAAACGGGGAACCCTGCACGGCGAGGGCGACCACCGCTGACAGACTCAGCCGAAGCTGTTGAATCCACTTGCAAACGAATAACTGGCGGAAACAAGAAGCCGCTGCATCAGGCTGAGGGCGAAGAAGGCCAGAATCGCCGAGAGGTCGAGACCACCCAGAGGAGGAATCAAGCCTCGAAAGGCGTTGAGGTAAGGATCGGTGATGGAGCTCACGGTGCTCAGCACCGGATTGCTCCAATCGATGTTGGGGAACCAGCTCAACAGCACGCGCACAATCAGCACGAGCGAATAGATCTGCAGGGTCTGCGCCAGCACCTGAAACGTGGTGGACACCAACTCGAAAGCCATGGGAGCGGGATGACTGAGGGAACTCTATGCAGCCTTGGGGGGTTCGGTGCCGCCGATTTCAGGGAGCACTGAAAAGGTTCGATGAAATTTCTCTGTCAGCGTGATCCAGTACGAGCGACCATCACTCTGGCGCTTGCGTTCAATGAAATTCTGGGCGATCAGTTCCTTGATGTGGTCGTAGGCCCCAGAGCCGCGCAGATCGACAAGGTCCGACTGAAGGATGCGCTTTTTCAAAGCGATTGTGGCCAATGTTCTCAGGGCAGCGGTTGACAGGTCGACAGGGAGAAGATCCCTCACCAGATCGCCTAACCCTGGTCTGAGCTGAAGACCGTAACGGCCATTGGCGTGATTGATCTCAAGGGCGGTGTCCCTTTGGGCATAACCGGCAATCAAAATCAGTAAACCCTGTTCCGCTTCGGATGCTGAAACTCCAGAGAGTGCGGCCAGTTCCTGAAGCGTGAGGGGACGACCCTTCAGATAGAGAATCGCTTCTAAACGGGCCGGTAGGGAGAGCGCCTGTTCCATCGGATGCTCATGATCCCGCTCCAGAGGCAACGTATCGTCACTCAAATCCCCACCTCTCAACCCGACAATTAAAGGTAACGTCCACACACAGAAGGGCCATCAGGCTCCCAGAAAGATGCGATAGGCAGGATTGGACGTTTCCTCCCAGCTGGCATACCCAAGCTCTCTGAGCACTGCTTGCCAGTCTTGAAGTTCATCAGGTTTGACCAGCACCCCAACCACGATGCGGCCCACGTCTGCACCATGGTTCCGGTAGTGAAAAATGCTGATCGACCAGTCAGCATGCAGGGCACTCACGAAGCGCATCAGCGCCCCGGGCCGTTCGGGGAACTCAAAGCGGTAGAGCAATTCCTGGGGTTGCTGGGATGGTGAATCAGCGCGAATGGGCAATCGGCCACCCACCATGTGACGGAGGTGAACCTTTGCCAGTTCATCGTCACTGAGATCGAGGCAGTCGTATCCGTGACTGCGCAGGTAAGCAAGGAGATCCGAGCGATCTTGCAGATCAGCCACCTGGATGCCCATAAAGATATGGGCGCTTGCGCCCGCACCCATGCGGTAGCTGAATTCCGTCAGGCTGCGTTTGTGGAGAAGCTCACAAAGTTTTCTCAGGCTGCCCGGTTCTTCGGGAATTTCCACAGCCAGCATGGCCTCGCGCTCCTCACCCAATTCGGCCCGCTCCGCCACAAAACGCAGCCGATCAAAATTCATGTTGGCGCCGCAGGCGACGGCCACCAGTTCTTGATCTTTCAGTCCGCGACGTGCGACATCCGCTTTTAGGCCCGCAACCGCCAGAGCCCCCGCCGGCTCGAGAATGGACCGGGTGTCTTCAAAGACATCCTTAATCGCCGCACAAATCTCATCGGTGCTGACCGTGACGATGGCGTCGACATAACGCCGGGCCAGTCGGAACGTGTGTTCACCGACTTCGCGCACGGCCACACCATCAGCGAACAATCCAACTTGTGGAAGTCGAATGCGTTCACCGGCCTCCAGCGACAGGGTCATGGCGGCAGCGTCATGCGGCTCAACACCAATGATCTGCACATCGGGCCATAGGGTTTTCACATAGGCCGCGATGCCTCCGATCAGGCCGCCACCCCCAATGGCGATGTAGATGGCATCTGGGGGACGTGGGCTCTGACGCAGGATTTCCATGCCCACGGTGCCTTGTCCGGCAATGACATCGGGGTCATCGAAAGGGTGGATGAAGCAAAGGTGCTCGTTTTCACTGCGACGGAGTGCCTCGGCATAGGCCTCGTCGTAAGTTTCACCGTGGAGAACAACTTCGCCTCCCAGTTGCTTCACGGCCTCAACTTTCACGCTTGGCGTGGTGATCGGCATCACAATCACTGCTCGGCAGTGTAGATGGGAGGCACTGAGAGCGACGCCCTGAGCGTGGTTCCCAGCACTGGAGGCGATCACCCCACGGCTCAGTTCCTCTTGGGACAACTGGGCCATGCGGTTGTATGCCCCGCGAAGTTTGAACGAAAAGACCGGTTGCAGATCCTCCCGCTTGAGTCGGATGGTGTTGGTGAGACGGCGACTGAGATTGCTGGCTACATCGAGGGGGGTTTCACGGGCGACGTCATAGACCCGTGCACGAAGAATCCTTTGGAGATAGTCGTCCATCTTCCCAGTGTGACAACTCAGCGGCTGTCGCGGCTGGTAAGGAGGGCCCGTAGATTGCCTGAATCAGAAGCGGGCCCATGCACCTGAGCGACTTAGCCCATCCCAATGAGCTGCATGGCCTCTCTGTGGCAGAGCTCCAGGACGTTGCTAAACAAATCAGACAACGCCATCTCGAGGTTGTTTCCAACAGCGGTGGACATCTCGGGCCCGGGCTGGGAGTTGTCGAGCTGACTCTTGCTCTTTATCAAACCCTTGATCTGGACAAGGACAGGGTGGTGTGGGATGTGGGCCATCAGGCTTACCCACATAAGTTGATCACAGGCCGTTATGCAGCGTTCGATTCCCTGCGTCAGCAGGGGGGTGTGGCTGGTTATCTCAAGCGCTGTGAGAGCGATTTCGATCATTTCGGTGCAGGGCACGCCAGCACATCCATTTCTGCTGCTCTCGGAATGGCGATGGCCCGCGACCGGCAGGGTCTGGACCATAAGTGCGTTGCTGTGATCGGCGATGGCGCTTTGACAGGCGGAATGGCCCTCGAGGCCATCAACCATGCCGGCCACATGCCTCACACACCCTTCCTGGTGGTGCTGAATGACAACGACATGTCGATCTCTCCCCCTGTTGGGGCGTTGTCAAGCCACCTCAACCGGATGCGACTGAGTCCTCCGATGCAGTTC
Coding sequences within it:
- the scpB gene encoding SMC-Scp complex subunit ScpB, whose product is MEQALSLPARLEAILYLKGRPLTLQELAALSGVSASEAEQGLLILIAGYAQRDTALEINHANGRYGLQLRPGLGDLVRDLLPVDLSTAALRTLATIALKKRILQSDLVDLRGSGAYDHIKELIAQNFIERKRQSDGRSYWITLTEKFHRTFSVLPEIGGTEPPKAA
- the ilvA gene encoding threonine ammonia-lyase, biosynthetic, giving the protein MDDYLQRILRARVYDVARETPLDVASNLSRRLTNTIRLKREDLQPVFSFKLRGAYNRMAQLSQEELSRGVIASSAGNHAQGVALSASHLHCRAVIVMPITTPSVKVEAVKQLGGEVVLHGETYDEAYAEALRRSENEHLCFIHPFDDPDVIAGQGTVGMEILRQSPRPPDAIYIAIGGGGLIGGIAAYVKTLWPDVQIIGVEPHDAAAMTLSLEAGERIRLPQVGLFADGVAVREVGEHTFRLARRYVDAIVTVSTDEICAAIKDVFEDTRSILEPAGALAVAGLKADVARRGLKDQELVAVACGANMNFDRLRFVAERAELGEEREAMLAVEIPEEPGSLRKLCELLHKRSLTEFSYRMGAGASAHIFMGIQVADLQDRSDLLAYLRSHGYDCLDLSDDELAKVHLRHMVGGRLPIRADSPSQQPQELLYRFEFPERPGALMRFVSALHADWSISIFHYRNHGADVGRIVVGVLVKPDELQDWQAVLRELGYASWEETSNPAYRIFLGA
- a CDS encoding YggT family protein; this encodes MAFELVSTTFQVLAQTLQIYSLVLIVRVLLSWFPNIDWSNPVLSTVSSITDPYLNAFRGLIPPLGGLDLSAILAFFALSLMQRLLVSASYSFASGFNSFG
- a CDS encoding nucleoside triphosphate pyrophosphohydrolase family protein, producing the protein MHLNDYQRESRTTARYPDLGSNLIYPTLGLAGEAGEVADKVKKLIRDRNSLVDDRFTQDIALELGDVLWYIAQLSTELGLTLEDVGKMNLEKLNSRSKRGTLHGEGDHR